Proteins encoded by one window of Verrucomicrobiia bacterium:
- a CDS encoding 2-isopropylmalate synthase, whose product MKNQRILIFDTTLRDGEQCPGASMNLRQKLEVARQLARLKVDVIEAGFPVISEGDFAAVNAIAKEVKGPIIAGLARCTPKDIDAAGAALKPAGKRARIHVFLATSKIHREFKLGKAQDEILRLAVEGVTRARGYVENVEFSPEDASRTEPEFLIEVCRAVVKAGATTVNIPDTVGWAVPDQFAALIAQLHAAVPEFQSGQAIISVHCHNDLGLAVANSLAAIRAGARQVECTINGIGERAGNASLEEIVMALKTRADFFAGYTVGVNTREIVKTSRLVARMSGLIVQRNKAIVGENAFAHSAGIHQDGILKKRETYEIMDPMEVGWGQTELPLTKHSGRAAVSARLKHLGFKMSDADINSLFQRFKEIGDRKKFVYDEDLIALVEGHIAEVPETWSLDYLHVTTGNATMPTATVRLRKPGAKGKVEHFQDAAIGDGPVDAALKAIDRITKTGGTLMDYTLRAVSQGKDAVGEVTVKVDFGDKKVITGKGASTDIIEASARAYLNAVNRFLCQDSHRQQRESSQP is encoded by the coding sequence ATGAAAAACCAACGCATCCTCATCTTCGATACCACGCTCCGTGACGGGGAGCAGTGCCCCGGCGCCTCCATGAATTTGCGCCAGAAACTCGAGGTGGCCCGTCAGCTTGCCCGCTTGAAGGTGGACGTGATCGAGGCCGGTTTTCCCGTCATCAGCGAGGGCGACTTCGCCGCCGTTAATGCCATTGCCAAAGAAGTCAAAGGCCCCATCATCGCCGGCCTGGCCCGCTGCACTCCCAAGGACATTGACGCCGCAGGCGCTGCGCTCAAACCCGCCGGCAAACGCGCCCGCATTCATGTCTTCCTGGCCACCAGCAAAATCCACCGTGAATTCAAGCTCGGCAAGGCCCAGGATGAAATCCTCCGCCTGGCGGTGGAGGGAGTCACCCGGGCCCGGGGCTACGTTGAAAACGTGGAGTTCTCCCCCGAGGATGCTTCCCGCACCGAGCCGGAATTCCTCATCGAGGTTTGCCGCGCCGTGGTCAAGGCTGGCGCCACCACCGTCAACATCCCGGATACCGTGGGCTGGGCCGTGCCGGACCAGTTTGCCGCGCTGATCGCCCAGTTGCACGCCGCCGTGCCGGAGTTTCAATCCGGCCAGGCCATCATCAGCGTGCATTGTCACAATGACCTGGGGCTGGCCGTGGCCAACTCCCTGGCCGCCATCCGCGCCGGCGCCCGGCAGGTGGAGTGCACCATCAACGGCATCGGCGAACGCGCCGGCAACGCTTCCCTCGAAGAAATTGTCATGGCCCTCAAGACGCGCGCCGACTTCTTCGCGGGCTACACCGTCGGCGTCAATACGCGCGAAATCGTCAAAACTTCCCGCCTTGTGGCCCGCATGAGCGGCCTCATCGTCCAGCGCAACAAGGCCATCGTGGGCGAAAATGCCTTCGCCCATTCCGCGGGCATCCACCAGGATGGCATCCTCAAAAAACGCGAGACCTACGAAATCATGGACCCCATGGAAGTGGGCTGGGGCCAGACCGAGCTGCCTCTCACCAAGCACAGCGGCCGCGCCGCTGTCTCCGCCCGCCTCAAACACCTGGGCTTCAAAATGAGCGATGCCGACATCAATTCGCTCTTCCAGCGCTTCAAGGAAATCGGGGACCGCAAAAAGTTTGTGTACGATGAGGACTTGATTGCCCTGGTGGAAGGGCATATCGCCGAGGTGCCGGAAACTTGGTCCCTGGATTATCTCCACGTCACCACCGGCAACGCCACCATGCCCACCGCCACTGTCCGCCTGCGCAAACCTGGCGCCAAAGGTAAAGTCGAGCATTTCCAGGATGCCGCCATCGGCGATGGCCCCGTGGACGCCGCGCTCAAGGCCATTGACCGCATCACCAAAACCGGCGGCACGCTGATGGATTATACCCTGCGCGCCGTTTCTCAGGGCAAAGACGCTGTGGGCGAGGTGACGGTCAAGGTGGATTTCGGTGACAAAAAGGTTATCACTGGCAAGGGCGCCAGCACCGACATCATCGAAGCCAGCGCCCGCGCTTACCTGAACGCCGTCAACCGCTTCCTGTGCCAGGACAGCCATCGGCAGCAGCGCGAAAGCAGCCAGCCCTGA
- a CDS encoding type III PLP-dependent enzyme has product MINENILQEIARQHGTPVIVVDHEIIRQNYARFKSHLPKVQAYYAVKANSAPEIVRTLFQEGASFDVASLAEFMLVYDNIRHWSPDRQQDFIWDKIIYANPIKAKDTLKALNPYKPLVTFDNLAELEKIKTYAPQAGVVVRLRVPNTGSMVELSSKFGCDSGEAVDLIEAAHRLGLVVEGLSFHVGSQCTNFLNFVQALEMAAAVMKESRSRGHELKILDIGGGFPAPYHKHVKPFEELAQRIHAEIDRLFSPDIQIIAEPGRFLVATAAVSLATIVGKAVRDGKTCYYIDDSVYHTFSGIIFDHCQYHLKAFKKGEPEICAVFGQTCDGLDCISQSELLPPLELDDWVYAENVGAYTNASATHFNGFAPARLVHLNYRPQPS; this is encoded by the coding sequence ATGATTAACGAGAACATCCTGCAAGAAATCGCCCGGCAGCATGGCACGCCGGTGATTGTGGTGGATCATGAAATAATCCGGCAAAATTACGCCCGCTTCAAAAGCCATCTGCCCAAGGTGCAGGCGTACTACGCCGTAAAAGCCAATTCCGCCCCGGAAATTGTGCGCACGCTTTTCCAGGAGGGGGCCAGCTTCGATGTGGCTTCCCTGGCGGAATTCATGCTCGTTTACGACAACATCCGCCACTGGTCGCCGGACCGCCAGCAGGATTTCATTTGGGACAAGATCATTTATGCCAATCCCATCAAGGCCAAGGACACGCTAAAAGCCTTGAATCCTTACAAACCCCTGGTGACGTTTGACAACCTCGCAGAGCTGGAAAAAATCAAAACCTACGCCCCCCAGGCCGGAGTGGTGGTGCGCTTGCGGGTGCCCAACACCGGCAGCATGGTCGAGCTCTCCAGCAAGTTTGGCTGCGACTCCGGCGAGGCGGTGGACCTTATCGAGGCCGCGCATCGCCTGGGCCTGGTGGTGGAGGGCTTGAGCTTTCACGTGGGCAGCCAGTGCACCAATTTCCTCAACTTCGTCCAGGCCCTGGAAATGGCCGCCGCGGTGATGAAAGAAAGCCGCTCCCGTGGCCATGAGCTGAAGATTCTGGACATTGGCGGCGGCTTCCCCGCGCCGTATCATAAGCATGTTAAGCCTTTCGAGGAACTGGCGCAGCGCATCCACGCCGAGATTGACCGCCTGTTCTCCCCCGACATCCAAATCATCGCCGAGCCGGGCCGCTTCCTGGTGGCCACCGCCGCCGTGAGCTTGGCCACGATCGTGGGCAAAGCGGTGCGCGACGGCAAAACGTGCTACTACATTGACGACAGCGTTTATCACACCTTCTCCGGCATCATCTTCGATCATTGCCAGTACCACCTCAAGGCCTTCAAAAAAGGCGAGCCGGAGATTTGCGCGGTCTTTGGTCAGACTTGCGACGGCCTGGACTGCATCAGCCAGTCCGAACTGCTGCCCCCCCTGGAGCTGGATGACTGGGTGTACGCGGAGAATGTGGGCGCCTACACCAACGCCTCCGCGACGCACTTCAACGGCTTCGCGCCAGCGCGCCTGGTGCACCTCAATTACCGCCCTCAGCCTTCGTAA
- the crtI gene encoding phytoene desaturase family protein, with the protein MARTIVIIGAGPGGLTAGMLLARQGFKVEIFEKSYVVGGRNAPLRLDGFTFDTGPTFLMMTRVLEEVFADCGRKLDDCLKLIPIDPFYRLRFDGRTDFFPTMDTERMVAEIERLFPGDGANYLRYREREGKKLDLVYPCLQHPYMRWWHFLNPNFIKAIPRLDAFTSVYDRLRTYFKHEHMRIAMTFQAKYLGMSPWQCPATFTILSLIEHKYGIYHPIGGLNAISQAMAKCVQEDGGQIHLGQPVQEILVENRRAVGVRLASGEKVAADAVIVNPDFAWAMSNLVRPEHRRKYTDERLARMEYSCSTFMLYLGLDKLYDIPHHNIIFAQDYEKNVQDIVQNGRLSEDPSFYLQNASRVDPTLAPPGQSTLYVLAPVPNRQAPIDWEKEKPRFRELLLRQIETKTELKDLRQHIVVEHVISPLEWQQDYHIYRGATFNLSHKLGQMLIFRPHNAFEEFDACYLVGGGTHPGSGLPTIYQSGRIAADLISRRWAKN; encoded by the coding sequence ATGGCTCGTACCATCGTCATCATTGGTGCCGGCCCGGGTGGTTTGACCGCCGGCATGTTACTGGCCCGTCAGGGCTTCAAGGTGGAGATCTTCGAAAAAAGCTATGTCGTGGGCGGGCGCAACGCCCCTCTGCGCCTGGATGGTTTCACCTTTGATACCGGCCCCACCTTCCTGATGATGACGCGGGTGTTGGAGGAGGTCTTTGCCGACTGCGGGCGCAAGCTCGACGACTGCTTGAAGCTCATCCCGATAGACCCTTTCTACCGGCTCCGCTTTGATGGCCGCACCGATTTCTTTCCCACCATGGACACGGAACGGATGGTGGCCGAAATTGAGCGGCTATTCCCGGGGGACGGCGCCAATTACCTGCGTTATCGCGAGCGGGAGGGCAAGAAACTGGACTTGGTGTATCCCTGCCTCCAACATCCTTACATGCGCTGGTGGCATTTCCTGAATCCCAATTTCATCAAGGCCATTCCCCGCCTGGACGCCTTCACCTCGGTCTATGACCGCTTGCGGACTTACTTCAAGCATGAGCACATGCGCATTGCCATGACTTTCCAGGCCAAATATCTGGGGATGTCCCCCTGGCAGTGCCCAGCCACGTTCACTATTTTGTCTCTCATTGAACACAAGTATGGGATCTATCACCCCATCGGCGGTTTGAATGCCATCTCGCAGGCCATGGCCAAATGTGTGCAGGAGGATGGCGGCCAAATTCACTTGGGGCAGCCCGTCCAGGAAATCCTGGTGGAAAACCGCCGGGCGGTCGGAGTCCGGCTGGCCTCGGGCGAAAAGGTGGCCGCCGACGCCGTCATCGTTAATCCCGACTTTGCCTGGGCCATGTCCAACCTGGTGCGCCCGGAGCATCGGCGCAAATATACCGATGAACGTCTGGCCCGCATGGAATATTCCTGCTCCACCTTCATGTTGTACTTGGGGCTGGACAAACTCTACGACATCCCCCATCACAACATCATCTTCGCCCAGGACTACGAAAAAAACGTGCAGGACATCGTGCAGAACGGACGGCTTTCCGAGGACCCTTCCTTTTATTTGCAGAACGCCAGCCGCGTGGACCCCACCCTGGCGCCGCCCGGCCAGTCCACCCTCTATGTGCTGGCGCCGGTGCCCAACCGCCAGGCCCCCATTGATTGGGAAAAAGAAAAACCGCGCTTCCGCGAACTGCTCCTGCGCCAGATTGAGACCAAAACCGAGCTGAAAGATTTGCGCCAGCACATTGTGGTGGAGCACGTCATCTCCCCCCTCGAATGGCAGCAGGATTACCACATCTACCGCGGGGCCACCTTCAACCTCAGCCACAAGCTGGGCCAGATGCTAATTTTCCGCCCTCACAACGCCTTCGAGGAATTTGACGCCTGCTATCTGGTGGGCGGCGGGACGCATCCCGGCAGCGGCCTGCCGACGATTTACCAATCCGGCCGCATTGCCGCGGACTTGATCAGCCGGCGTTGGGCAAAGAATTAA
- a CDS encoding AarF/ABC1/UbiB kinase family protein, giving the protein MNWISFIGLLRDIYGPSLPPLERFERRGLLAVKIGQTFALRIDFLGEAKCRHLAQLYRRTTPIPAEDVEALIDRHCPPNWRRHFLRIEPRPLAAASVGQVHRAVLRDGQEVVVKMIKGDFKERFKADVRRLKKLMRLSTWAYPKLRRVADPVGILEHIEEYTLAELDLRNEISHARRLRQLREQHAHWPLLAPLRFPHLYEELSGENVLVMEYLHGRTLDELLAVGELPYEELLKLFLVHGAYMFGLGVFHGDLHPGNIIWQDGHLYFVDTGALSEVSDTFRLGLFAFFEALAGEDYVGAACAIHRMSRRALPAAQWEAYLRQFLDLYRDFADKTVSEVSLTRQMMRTIQLAVHSGMEFERGMYPIIKSLMYLDGMVLKCNPKAVLMRDMRPHLATFKRLFATMERPSRPSPQPPVRLAV; this is encoded by the coding sequence ATGAACTGGATAAGTTTCATCGGTTTGCTCCGCGATATCTACGGCCCCAGCCTGCCTCCGCTGGAAAGGTTTGAGCGCCGCGGTCTTTTAGCCGTCAAAATCGGCCAGACTTTCGCCCTGCGCATTGATTTCCTGGGTGAGGCCAAATGCCGTCACCTCGCCCAGCTTTATCGCCGTACCACCCCCATCCCGGCGGAGGATGTTGAGGCACTAATTGACCGCCATTGCCCTCCAAATTGGCGCAGGCATTTCCTGCGCATTGAACCCCGGCCGCTGGCGGCCGCCTCCGTGGGGCAGGTGCATCGCGCCGTGTTACGGGATGGCCAGGAGGTGGTGGTAAAAATGATCAAGGGGGATTTCAAGGAGCGTTTCAAGGCCGACGTTCGGCGTCTGAAAAAATTGATGCGCCTGTCCACCTGGGCTTATCCGAAGTTGCGCCGCGTAGCCGATCCTGTGGGCATCCTCGAACACATTGAAGAGTACACCCTGGCCGAACTCGATTTGCGCAACGAAATCAGCCATGCCCGGCGGCTGCGTCAACTGCGCGAACAACATGCCCACTGGCCCCTGCTGGCGCCCTTGCGCTTCCCGCACCTTTATGAGGAGCTTTCCGGCGAAAATGTGCTCGTCATGGAATATTTGCATGGGCGCACGCTGGACGAGTTGCTGGCGGTGGGCGAGCTGCCGTATGAGGAGCTGCTCAAACTGTTTTTGGTCCATGGGGCTTACATGTTTGGCTTGGGCGTGTTTCATGGCGATCTGCATCCCGGCAACATCATCTGGCAGGACGGCCATCTTTACTTTGTGGATACCGGAGCGCTCAGCGAGGTGAGCGACACTTTCCGGCTGGGGTTGTTTGCCTTTTTTGAAGCCCTGGCCGGCGAAGATTATGTGGGCGCGGCGTGTGCCATCCATCGGATGTCGCGGCGCGCCCTGCCGGCGGCGCAATGGGAGGCCTACCTGCGGCAATTCCTTGATCTCTACCGCGATTTCGCCGATAAAACCGTCAGCGAGGTGAGTTTGACCCGGCAAATGATGCGCACCATTCAGTTGGCGGTGCATAGTGGGATGGAGTTTGAGCGCGGCATGTATCCCATCATCAAAAGTTTGATGTATTTGGACGGGATGGTCTTGAAATGCAATCCAAAGGCGGTTTTAATGCGCGACATGCGCCCGCATCTGGCCACGTTCAAGCGATTATTTGCCACCATGGAGCGGCCCTCCCGCCCTTCGCCTCAGCCGCCGGTCAGACTGGCCGTCTGA
- the secG gene encoding preprotein translocase subunit SecG: MLSLFVTLLTIVLFLNCLFLILLILMQLPKKEAGLGQAFGSAATDTLFGAGSGNVLTKATKYAAGLFFALAIILSILGPRTDESRVRMKRMRQATSSPVAAQPAAPAPAAPQLPSGLTLLGTNTAPAQPAPASNAAPAKP, from the coding sequence ATGCTTTCGCTATTTGTCACCCTCCTCACCATCGTTCTGTTTCTGAACTGCCTCTTCTTGATCTTGTTGATCCTGATGCAACTGCCCAAGAAAGAGGCCGGCCTGGGACAGGCCTTCGGCTCCGCCGCCACCGACACCTTGTTTGGTGCCGGCAGCGGCAACGTGCTGACCAAGGCCACCAAGTATGCCGCCGGGCTGTTCTTCGCCCTGGCTATCATCTTGAGCATTTTAGGCCCCCGCACGGATGAATCCAGAGTGCGCATGAAACGGATGCGTCAGGCCACTTCCTCCCCCGTGGCTGCGCAACCGGCCGCGCCCGCGCCGGCGGCGCCGCAATTGCCGTCCGGCCTGACCTTGTTGGGCACCAATACCGCTCCCGCTCAGCCTGCGCCCGCTTCCAATGCGGCGCCGGCCAAGCCGTGA
- a CDS encoding glycoside hydrolase family 55 protein has product MAYHPFLRAAALSAAAMLIVQFPAAAATGGARMPPPRLVFPEDASVLNVKRDFNARGDGRTDDTEALQRALDASSQRGGGQATKLLYLPNGTYRLTSNLVVHAAVGPWVYGESRDGVILRLDDGVPTNITSVLRTHPSDTKPTSADFFMRNFCNFTLDVGRNPHVDGVRWYGNNSSLLKYIRIIGTGSVGVNAGFLGQNGPSLVQDVVVEGSFETGVRCAWSWGQTLSRLTVRNARKVGVHVNATAVGIEDLVVENTPVALHNEYPNNWTWWGGVVALTGGRFTGSDPTQPAITNTSVLYARNVSATGFKQVLVSTTPGGSRLGAELEEYTSHPAKKLFPDSPDTALKLPIQPEPQVPWETNLSRWVCVNDFGAVPGDNKDDTPAFQAAMDAAAKDGKTTVYFRGIGGRDPNWYTLNGEVRLPASVRHVIGLGFGRIIGGNAGRFLVDDASAPVVKFQHIHAFGGRPAAVENRSTSRVLVVESCDLRIVGGGRGDIFVTDCPSHIELKSPGQHLWARQLNPEGDSDTGLVRNHGGLLWALGIKHEGRGVRFLTDQGGATEILGLFNYAPDVATNDFRPMFDIKDAAFSAMGVREISFGKTYPVKVRETRGAETRTEQGGGWIGWALYSGRTLPARQP; this is encoded by the coding sequence ATGGCCTACCATCCCTTTTTAAGGGCCGCTGCGCTGTCGGCGGCGGCCATGCTGATCGTTCAATTCCCAGCAGCCGCGGCGACCGGCGGCGCGCGCATGCCACCCCCGCGGCTGGTTTTTCCCGAAGATGCTTCCGTCCTCAATGTCAAACGCGATTTTAATGCCCGTGGCGACGGACGGACTGATGATACCGAGGCGTTGCAGCGCGCCCTCGACGCCAGTTCTCAACGCGGCGGCGGACAGGCCACCAAGTTGCTCTATTTGCCCAACGGCACCTACCGCCTGACCAGCAATCTGGTGGTGCACGCAGCCGTGGGGCCGTGGGTCTATGGTGAGTCGCGTGACGGCGTCATCTTACGGCTGGATGACGGCGTGCCCACCAACATCACCTCGGTCTTGCGCACGCATCCCAGCGATACCAAACCGACCTCCGCCGATTTTTTCATGCGGAACTTTTGCAATTTCACCCTTGATGTGGGGCGAAACCCGCACGTGGACGGCGTGCGCTGGTACGGCAATAACAGCAGCCTGCTTAAATACATCCGCATCATCGGCACCGGCAGCGTGGGGGTCAACGCCGGATTCCTCGGCCAAAACGGCCCCAGCCTCGTGCAGGATGTGGTGGTGGAAGGCTCATTTGAGACCGGCGTGCGCTGCGCCTGGAGTTGGGGACAGACGCTTTCGCGCCTCACGGTACGCAACGCGCGCAAGGTGGGCGTCCACGTCAACGCCACCGCCGTGGGCATTGAGGACCTGGTGGTGGAAAACACGCCCGTGGCGCTGCACAATGAATACCCCAACAACTGGACATGGTGGGGCGGGGTGGTGGCCCTGACGGGCGGGCGCTTCACCGGCAGCGATCCCACGCAACCAGCCATCACCAACACCAGCGTGCTGTACGCCCGCAACGTGTCCGCCACGGGCTTCAAACAGGTGCTTGTCAGCACCACCCCCGGGGGCAGCCGCCTTGGGGCTGAGCTGGAGGAATACACATCCCACCCCGCAAAAAAACTGTTCCCCGATTCGCCAGACACCGCCCTTAAACTGCCCATCCAGCCGGAGCCGCAAGTGCCGTGGGAAACCAATCTCAGCCGGTGGGTGTGCGTGAATGATTTTGGCGCGGTGCCGGGGGACAACAAGGACGACACCCCGGCGTTTCAGGCCGCCATGGACGCCGCGGCTAAAGACGGCAAAACCACGGTGTACTTTCGCGGGATTGGCGGACGGGACCCGAATTGGTACACGCTAAATGGCGAGGTGCGCCTGCCCGCCTCTGTGCGGCACGTCATCGGCCTGGGCTTCGGGCGCATCATTGGCGGCAACGCCGGACGCTTCCTCGTGGACGATGCCTCGGCCCCGGTGGTCAAGTTTCAGCACATTCACGCTTTTGGCGGACGCCCGGCCGCCGTGGAAAACCGCTCCACCTCCCGCGTGCTGGTGGTGGAAAGCTGCGACTTGCGCATCGTGGGCGGCGGCAGGGGCGACATCTTTGTCACCGATTGCCCGTCCCACATCGAGCTTAAATCGCCCGGCCAGCACCTCTGGGCGCGCCAGCTCAACCCCGAGGGCGACAGCGACACCGGCCTGGTGCGCAACCACGGCGGGCTTTTGTGGGCGTTGGGCATCAAGCACGAGGGGCGCGGCGTGCGCTTTCTCACCGATCAAGGTGGCGCCACTGAAATCTTGGGGCTGTTCAACTACGCCCCGGATGTCGCCACCAATGATTTCCGGCCCATGTTTGACATCAAGGACGCCGCCTTCAGCGCGATGGGCGTGCGCGAGATTTCCTTTGGCAAAACTTACCCCGTCAAAGTCCGCGAAACCCGTGGTGCCGAGACGCGCACCGAACAGGGGGGCGGCTGGATTGGTTGGGCGTTGTACAGCGGGCGCACCCTGCCGGCACGCCAACCGTGA